The DNA region TCTTGCCGTCCTCACACTGAAGTCGGACGTGGTTACCGCCGAGGTGTTCGGTAACTACGGCGAACACTTCGTCGTCGTTGGGCATCCGCAAATTGCGTCGTTGGTGTTCTTCGCTCACACCATCACTACGAACTCCAGCGGTATAACGTATCGGTGGCTCGTGGTATCATATAACGAGACACTCGAGAGAGAAACACAGAGACGCACCCGTCGGTTGGCGTCGGACTCGAGCTGCGTCGAGAGCTATCCGTGAGTATCGGTCCTGGTCGACTGGCGCCTGCTGGCTATCGGTCCCGGTCGACGGTCTCTCCTGGATAACTTGTCGCTCCCGCAGAGAGCTTCAACCCCGGCGTCAGGCTGGTGTTGATGCCCGTTTTGACCTCGTCGCCCGCGACGACGCCGAACTTCCGGCGACCCGTCGAGACGCGCTCGCCCTTCACGGTGAACCGGACGTCCTCGCCGTCGTGGCGCAGGTTCGCGACGTTCGTCCCGGCACCGAAGTTCACGTTCTCTCCGAGGACGCTGTCGCCCACGTACGAGAGGTGGCCCACGGTCGCTCCCGCCGAGAGGACGCTGTTTTTCACCTCGACGGCGTGGCCGACTTTCGCGCCCTCGCCGACGAGCGTCGAACCACGAATGTAGGCGTTCGGACCCACAGTCGCCCCCTCGCGGATCAGCGCCGGTCCCTCGAGCACGACGCCGGCGCGGACCTCCGCGCCCTCTTCGACCACGACCGGTCCCTCAAGTGTGGCGTCCTCGCTCACGTCGCCGTCGATCCGGGGCTCGAGTTCGCCGAGTTTCCACTCGTTGGCCTCGAGCAGTTCCCACGGGCGACCCACGTCGAGCCAGCGGTCGACGACCACGGGCGTGACGTCGAACTCGTCGATAACCGTCGCGAGCACGTCCGTAATCTCGTACTCGCCACGCTCGCTCTCGGGGACCTCGAGCCACGCTTTCGCCTCGGCGGGGAAGGCGTAGGCCCCGGCGTTGGCGAGGTTGGTGGGCGGGTTCTCCGGCTTTTCGACGATGTCCGTGACGCTCTCGTCGTCGGTGCTGAGCACGCCGTAGTGTTGCGGTTCCTCGACTTCGATCGCACAGACGGCGGGACAGCGAGTGAAGAGTT from Natronosalvus rutilus includes:
- the glmU gene encoding bifunctional sugar-1-phosphate nucleotidylyltransferase/acetyltransferase, giving the protein MKAVILAAGEGTRIRPLSGELPKPMLPVADRPLLGHTVDTAIDAGADEIVLVIGYEADAVRSHFGTEYRSTPIRYAVQESQEGTAHAVNAARDHLEGPFAVLNGDNLYDQAAIDELFTRCPAVCAIEVEEPQHYGVLSTDDESVTDIVEKPENPPTNLANAGAYAFPAEAKAWLEVPESERGEYEITDVLATVIDEFDVTPVVVDRWLDVGRPWELLEANEWKLGELEPRIDGDVSEDATLEGPVVVEEGAEVRAGVVLEGPALIREGATVGPNAYIRGSTLVGEGAKVGHAVEVKNSVLSAGATVGHLSYVGDSVLGENVNFGAGTNVANLRHDGEDVRFTVKGERVSTGRRKFGVVAGDEVKTGINTSLTPGLKLSAGATSYPGETVDRDR